The following are encoded in a window of Mustela nigripes isolate SB6536 chromosome 1, MUSNIG.SB6536, whole genome shotgun sequence genomic DNA:
- the SLC37A2 gene encoding glucose-6-phosphate exchanger SLC37A2, with the protein MRSSLAPGVWFLRTFSRDSWFRGFILVLTFFIYTCYHMSRKPISVVKSRLHQNCSELINPINDSHSINDTTWCDWAPFDKNNYKELLGAVDNAFLVAYAIGMFISGIFGERLPLRYYLSAGMLLSGLFTSLFGLGYFWNIHVLWYFVLIQICNGLVQTTGWPSVVTCVGNWFGKGKRGLIMGIWNSHTSVGNILGSLIAGVWVNEHWGLSFVVPGIITAAMGVLTFLFLIEYPEDVDCAAPQHHTSDGLEENPDSPEDLGNGPCTNKESSLESAGRCSKEPRAQPSAISFLGALRIPGVVEFSLCLLFAKLVSYTFLYWLPLYIFNVAHFSAKQAGDLSTLFDVGGIMGGIMAGLISDHTNGRATTCCVMLILAAPMMFLYNNIGQNGITNSIVMLIICGALVNGPYALITTAVSADLGTHESLKGNAKALSTVTAIIDGTGSIGAALGPLLAGLISPTGWNNVFYMLISADVLACLLLCRLVYKEILAWKSSLNRDRGYKEI; encoded by the exons GTTCCGAGGCTTCATCCTGGTGCTGACCTTCTTCATCTACACCTGTTATCACATGTCCAGGAAGCCCATCAGTGTTGTCAAG AGCCGTCTGCACCAGAACTGCTCGGAGCTGATCAATCCCATCAACGACAGCCACAGTATCAATGACACAACGTGGTGTGACTGGGCTCCATTCG ATAAGAACAACTACAAGGAGTTACTGGGGGCCGTGGACAATGCCTTCCTTGTGGCTTACGCCATCGGCATGTTCATCAG CGGAATTTTTGGGGAGCGGCTCCCCCTCCGTTACTACCTTTCAGCTGGAATGTTGCTCAGCGGCCTTTTTACCTCGCTCTTCGGCCTCGGATATTTCTGGAACATCCATGTGCTCTGGTACTTTGTGCTTATCCAG ATCTGCAACGGACTTGTCCAGACCACAGGCTGGCCCTCTGTGGTGACCTGCGTTGGCAACTGGTTCGGGAAAGGAAA gcgGGGGCTCATCATGGGCATCTGGAACTCGCACACATCCGTGGGCAACATCCTGGGCTCCCTGATCGCTGGTGTCTGGGTGAATGAGCACTGGGGCCTGTCCTTCGTGGTGCCGGGCATCATCACCGCTGCCATGGGTGTCCTCACCTTCCTCTTTCTCATCGAAT ACCCAGAAGATGTGGACTGCGCAGCTCCCCAGCACCACACTAGT GATGGGCTGGAAGAGAACCCAGACAGCCCTGAGGACCTGGGGAACGGTCCTTGCACCAACAAGGAGAGCAGCCTGGAGAGCGCGGGCAGGTGCTCCAAGGAGCCAAGGGCACAGCCTTCGGCCATCAGCTTCCTAGGGGCGCTCCGCATCCCG GGTGTGGTGGAGTTCTCCTTGTGTCTGCTCTTTGCCAAGCTGGTCAGCTACACCTTCCTCTACTGGCTGCCTCTCTACATCTTCAACGTGG CTCACTTTAGCGCCAAACAGGCTGGGGACCTGTCGACCCTCTTCGATGTTGGTGGCATCATGG GCGGCATCATGGCGGGGCTCATCTCCGACCACACCAACGGCAGGGCCACCACCTGCTGTGTCATGCTGATCTTGGCTGCCCCCATG aTGTTCCTGTATAACAACATTGGTCAGAACGGGATTACCAACTCTATAG TAATGCTGATCATTTGTGGGGCCCTGGTCAATGGTCCTTATGCACTCATCACCACCGCTGTTTCTGCTGACCTG ggaACTCACGAGAGCCTGAAGGGCAATGCAAAGGCACTCTCCACTGTCACGGCCATCATCGACGGCACTGGGTCCATAG GTGCGGCTCTGGGGCCTCTGCTGGCAGGACTGATTTCCCCCACAGGCTGGAACAATGTCTTCTATATGCTCATCTCTGCCGATGTTCTGGCCTGCTTG CTCCTCTGCCGGTTGGTGTACAAAGAAATCCTTGCCTGGAAGTCATCTTTGAACAGAGACAGAGG GTATAAAGAGATATGA
- the TMEM218 gene encoding transmembrane protein 218 has protein sequence MAGTVLGVGAGVFLLALLWVLVLLLCVLLSRASGIARFSVVFVFFGALIVTSVLLLFPRAGEVPAPEVETKIVDSFFIGRYVLLAFLTAVFLGGLFLVLIHHVLEPIYAKPLRSY, from the exons ATGGCTGGCACCGTGCTAGGGGTGGGGGCCGGTGTGTTCCTCTTGGCCCTCCTCTGGGTACTGGTGCTGCTGCTGTGTGTGCTGTTATCCAGAGCCTCTGGGATAGCCAG GTTCTCTGTCGTTTTCGTGTTCTTCGGTGCTCTGATCGTCACGTCGGTTCTGCTGCTCTTTCCCCGAGCCGGTGAAGTCCCAGCCCCTGAGGTAGAAACAAAG ATTGTGGATTCCTTTTTCATTGGCCGCTATGTCCTGCTGGCTTTCCTCACTGCTGTCTTCCTTGGAGGCCTCTTTTTGGTTCTCATTCATCATGTCCTAGAGCCAATCTACGCCAAACCACTGCGGTCCTACTGA